TTGAGCAAATACATCCAAGTCTTCAATCTGGCAGGCACGATTAAACAAAGCTTTTATTGTTTGGGTTTGCTGAACAGCACTACATGAATCTTGAAATAAATCCACTATTTCCATGCCTTCGTTTGCAACATTGATGCTGGCCATGATGACCGCTTCAGCAGGACAACGTCCGGTGTCTTGTTGTTGAGTAATCAGATCTTGGTCACGGTTAAAATCCACAAGGTCGAAGAACAAGCTGTCTACGGCAATAAATATTGCACTTTGATTGTCGACCGGCATTGCCTTTAATGCGCTCAAAGCAGAAAAAATACCAGCACTGCCCATAGGAAAAAACCGGCTATTGGGATGCACAAAACAATGCGGAAAAAGTGCATGTAAACGAGTGACCCAATCAACAAGTTGTTGTTTTTCTAGGTGAGGTAAAATCCAAAAAATCGCTTGGTGAGAGTACGGTTGCCATTGAGTTTTATTTTGAATAGGTAATTTATGCAACATATCAATTAGGCGGTTTAATTGAGTGTCTGTAGCAAGCTCGTGCGCCATGACCGCTGCCACATGCTGACCATCAGATAATTGATAGCTGAAATCGACCCCTTCGGATAAAGGTAAGTTAATTAACTGCTGTGGGTTTTCGTATGACCCTACGACCATATTAATGGCCTCTGCATGCATAATCATAAGGCCACTTTCATACGTTGTGGGCTGCAACTAACCACATTATTCAGCCGAAGCTTATGTAAAAAGGCAATACGCTGGTGCACGGGGCTTGAATAACTAATGATCTTATCAATACTGGTACCATTAACTTCAACACCATCAATCAATCTGACATCTGGCATTTTAAGCGCCAATAACATCCACCGATGTAATAATTTGGCACTGTAAAACTGTAGGTATTCACAACGTTCGACTTCATCTTCTTCAAACTGCCATTGATAAGGCACCGCTTGATCCAACTCTGGCCCTAAAATAGTTCGAAGTGCTCGAAAAGCCATTAATGTTTGACTAGGTTGCTGCATTGCTCGAGCTAAAAAAGGCACGAATTTACTAAAACCTGAATAACCCATTAACTCAATCACTCTTAGGGTTAAATCTGCATTCTCACTCATTAAATTAAATATTTGGCTCAATATTACTTCGTCTAACGAAGTAATAAACACTTCAAAAAGCGCACTATGGCAATAGTCTAATTGACAAAATACCCCATAGAGTTTTAACGGTTCGTTAATGTTGATCATCAACATTTCAATATACAAAGACGTCAGTGATGACCGAGAAATGTTGAGGGAGTCAATTCCGTCGGCACGCTTTAAACGTTTACCTCGATAGATGCAGAATAAGATGTATTGCTGGATTTGTTCAGGCGTTTTGTTGCTGGCTGTAAAATTAACTTTATCAAGATTAAGTTGGCTGGCCATTAATGCAAATGCAGGGCTATAGTGGCCAACATCTATAATTGTACTGGCAAACAAAGCTTGAACGATACCTGATTGCTTAACTGGCTGAGCCTTATAGTGCAGTTGCAATAGTAAAGATAAGATCACCATTTTGTCTGTTGGGCAATAAAACACATCTGTTTCAAATGCATCGACAATTTCATCACAGGTGTTGGCAATAAGTAATGGCCATTCAGCATCTTTTCTTTGCTGGATCATCTTTAAAATGACCATTAGCGATTGAGTATTATCTTCAATATTTTTTGGCATACACTGAAACGACGACAACATGACATGTCGTTGTGCCAACAGAAGATTAAAACTATCAATCAAATTCATTTACCACAATCCTTGTTTATACTAGCCGATCATTACTGTTGGATTACCCACAATAATTTTTCCACCATGTGCGGTACCATCACCCATTCTGGCGGCTGGTTTTCCGTTAATCAGTACCGAACTCGACCCCGCATTAATGGTATCAGGCGGGCCGACACAAATTAACTTGTCACCTTTGCGCGCTGCAGGTAACGAACCAATAAGGACATTACCTGAGCCCATCACAATGGGACCACCAACATGTGGAACGGGACCGGGATTCATTTTCGGACAAAGATGCATACACGAAATGGTTGCTGCTGGCATTCCCATCAAATATTCCTTTATTTGTTGTAGCGCATTGATACCGGTGGCTTACTGGCTGTCTAACGGGATGACCAGCAAAGTACGCTGTTCAAACGACATCGCAAGAGTGCATATCATTGCAGCTTCAGCTTGTTGAACGGCTGCGTAAGTATCAT
The nucleotide sequence above comes from Shewanella sp. Arc9-LZ. Encoded proteins:
- a CDS encoding PAAR domain-containing protein translates to MGMPAATISCMHLCPKMNPGPVPHVGGPIVMGSGNVLIGSLPAARKGDKLICVGPPDTINAGSSSVLINGKPAARMGDGTAHGGKIIVGNPTVMIG